DNA from Kitasatospora herbaricolor:
GCCGCGTAGCCGGAGGTGGGGATGCCCGCCTGCTGGAACGAGTAGTCGTCGGAGCGGCCCTGGCCCTCGACGTTCTCCTCGGGCTGGACGTTCAGCGAGTCCCAGTACGCCTTCATCGGCGCGGAGGCCGCGGAGGTGATGTTGTTGATGAAGTAGCCGGCGTTGGGCGAGCCCACCATGTCGAAGTTGTAGTAGCCCTTGATGGCGCTGCGCTGGGTCGAACCGAGCTGGCTCACATAGTGGTTGGAGCCCTGCAGGCCCTGCTCCTCGCCCGTCCACCAGGCGAAGCGGACGTGCCGGGTCAGGGTCGGGTTCTGCTGGGCGAGAACGAGCGCGTTCTCCAGCAGGACGGCGGAGCCGGAGCCGTTGTCGTTGATGCCGGGCCCGGCGGAGACGCTGTCCAGGTGGGCGCCGAGCATGGTGACCTGGTCGGCGGGGCCGCCCGGCCAGTCCGCGATCAGGTTGTTGGAGACGTACGTGCAGGAGGTGCAGGACTGCTCGGTGACGGTGTAACCGGCCGCCTGGAGCTTGCCCTTGACGTAGGCCAGCGACTGCGAGTGCCCGGCGGTGCCGGCCCGGCGGTTGCCGCCGTTCTGCGAGCCGATGGTGTTCAGCTGGGCGAGGTGGGCCTGCACGTTGGCGACGCTGATGTCCGGCGCGTTGCCGCCCGGGTTGCCGCCGCCCACGGTGAGCGAGTACTGCGCGGTGTGGGTCGCGGTGCCGCTGCCGGTCACCGTGACGGTGTAGCTGCCGGCGACCGCCGCGGCGGACGCCGACACGGTCATCGTGGCGGACGAACCGGCCTGCACGGACGACGGGTTGAAGCTCACCGTGACGCCGCTCGGCTGGCCGGAGGCGGTGAGGTTGACGGTCTGCGCGCTGCCGGAGGTGACCGCGGTGCTGACCGTGGAACTGGTCGAGGCGCCGGGCTGGACCGAACCGGCGGCCGGGCCGAGCGTCAGCGAGAAGTCGTTGGTGCCGGACGGGGTGCAGGTCGGGTCACCGGTCTGGGCCGGCACGCTGACCGCGTCCCAGGCCGCCTTCGCCCGGTTGAACATGGTGCAGCCCGGGTCCAGGTTCTTGGCCGCCGTGAGGGTGGCCGTCCGGTAGCGCTTGTAGGTCATCCCGCTGGTCTTGAGCAGCATGCCGCCGTAGAAGACCCGGCCGGCGTCGCGGATGCCGATCCCGGTCACGGAGGAGCTGTTGCAGGTCGGGCTGGACGGCTTGCCGCCGCCGGGGGCCGAGCCCTCGGCCAGCAGGTAGAACCAGTGGTTCAGCGGGCCGGCCGCCGCGTGCTCCTCGGTGTTGGGGATCGAGGCCGAGTAGCAGTTGGGGTTGTTGCCGACCAGCGAGGGGTTGTACATGTTCCGGATCGGCCCGCTGCCGACCAGGTTGATCATCTCGCCGACGGTGTAGTCGGGGTTGTCGTACGGGGACGGCTCGGCCGCGTACGCCTCGGTGAGGGCGCCCATGATGTCGCCGGTCGCCTCGCCCAGGCCGGACTCGTTGTTCGCGCCGCCGGGCGTGTACTGGTCGATGCCGTGGCCGAACTCGTGGCCGACCACGTCGATCGAGGCGATCCACTCGTTGGCGTTGTTGTGGCCGATCGATATCGACGAGCCGTCCCAGTAGGCGTTGACGTCGTTCAGGCCGACCTTGACCGGCCAGCTGCCGCCGTTGCCGTTGTGCCCGTTGCGGCCCAGCCAGTCGCGGAGCATGTCCCATTCCTTCTGCGCCGCGAACATCACGTCGGCGCAGCCGGTCTCCTTGCTGGTCGGGTTGCCGGTGCCCCAGGAGTCGCTGGACTTGGAGAAGACCTGGCCGCTGCTGTAGTCGGCGCAGCTCAGCCCGGAGCGGCCGGGGTCGCGCAGCGAGTAGGAGCTGCCGGAGCCCGTGGTGCTGATGGTCAGCGGCGAGGGGCCGTTCCACCTGCTGTTGACGGTGCCGGCCTTGACGTCGTCGTAGCTGTCGATCAGCGCGCCCGTCCGGGCGTCGACGAAGACGTGCTGGTGGCTGGGGGCGGTCGCGGTCCGGCCGGTGAGCACGGTCTCCCAGGCGAGCCGGCCCTTGCCGTCCTTGACCCGGACGACCAGCCGGTGCGAGTCGACCGCGTCCACGGCGGCGAGGGCGCCGCGGGAGGTCCGCTCGGCCTCCGCCGCGCCGACCACGGGGGTGGTCGGCACCCCGACCGGGCCGGTGGAGGCGGACTGGGTGGCCCGGACCCGGCCCTGCCCGTCGGCGATCACGACGGCGTCGCCGCCGACCACCGGCAGGCCGCGGTAGCTGCGCTCGTACGCCACCGAATACATGCCGTCGATCCACGGTGTGACGGTGTGCCGTTCGTAGCTCTCGCCGGGGCCCTTGGCGAGCGAGTCCAGGCCGGCGGCGGCCGCCTGGTCGGCGGCGGAAACGGCGGCGGCAAGGGCGCTGGGCGGGGGAGTGGTGGGCCCGTCCGGCCTGGCCGACGCCGATCCGGCGGTGGTGGCCATCATGCCTGCCAGGACGGCCAGGGTTGTCCCGGCCGTCAGCAATCTGCGTTTGGTGGTTCCGTGCTGCATCGAGGCTCCTCGAACGTGGGGGTCCTCGAGCGCGGACGGTGCAGCGGTGGTGCCCCCGGTACGCCGCCGGGGAGGGCGGTCGTACCGGGGTGTCCGCGCTCGGGTGCCGGAACCCTCACATGTCGTCATGTCCGGAGCAATGGTCTAGTCATCTCCGACGGCGCTTCGGCAAGTTCTGTCAAGGTGCCCACCCCGCAAAGTGGTTGAGACCACCTCATGTACGGGGCGACGTTCCTCCAGTACCGTCCTGGCACGGAGGGCGCCCCGTCGCGCCCGTCGACCCGGCGACCAGGGGGGAGCTGCAGTGCAACGGAGCCACGCCGTCACGCGTACCGACGGGCCGGCCGTCGCCCCTTTGCCGGCCGCCGCCCCGCGGCCTGCCGTCGTCCCGGTGCCCCTGGACCGCGCGCGCCCCGCCCCCGCGCCCCGGGCCCCCGTACGCCCGACCCCCTGGCCGGTGTTCGGTGCCCGGCTGCGCCACTGGCGCCGGAGCGCCGGCCTCACCCAGGCCCGGCTGGCCGCCCTGGTCGGCTACGACCACACGGCCATCAGCAAACTCGAACACGGCATCCGTCGGGCCACCCCGCGCCTGGCCGCCCGGCTCGACGACCTGCTCGGGGCCGAGGGCGACCTGCTGACCGCCTTCCGTGCCGCCGAGGAACGTGAGGAGCGCGCCGACCACCCCGAGAGCGCGCACCACCCCGAGCGCGCCGACCACCCCGAGAGCGCGGACCACCCGGAACACGTGGAGCGGGGGCAGCACAGCCCGCCCGGCCCCGCCCGGCCCGTCCGGCCACCGCTGCCCGGCTGGCCCGCGGCGGAGCCCGCCCGCACCGCGCTGCCGCCGCTGGGCGGCCTGCTCCCGGCCCGCCTCCCCGACTACGGACTGCTCTGCCCCCTGCACGGCGCCTCCGGCTGCGCCGTCCCCCCGGCCGCCGACATCGCCGCCCTGCACGCCGAGTTCTGCGCGGCCGCCCCCGACAGCCCGCCGCGGACGGACGCCGACACCGTGCACGCCCTGACCGGCCTTCTCGCCGTCCACATCCGGGCCGGCGAGGAACACATCCACCCGGGCATCGCCGCCGCCGTCGAACACACCCTGCGGGTGATCGTCCGGCAGTTGCCGCTGGCGCCGGCCGACCCGCGCCGCCCGCTGGCCCGGCTCGCCGCGGAGTACGCGCATGCCGCCGGCGTCCTGCGGATGCAGCGCGGCCGCAACGCCACCGCGATGGCCTGCTTCGACCGCGCGCTCAGCTGGTCCGAACTGGCCGACGACCCGGCCACCCAGGTGGCCGCCCTGAGCGACATGAGCACCCTGGCCCGGCTGGAGGGCGACGCCGCCTCCGCCCTCGGCTACGCCCGTGAGATCACCCGCGCGGCCCCCGGCCGGCACTGGGCCGGCGCGATGGCGCAGGTCTACCAGGCCCGCGCGCACGCCCTGGCCGGGGACGTCCGGGAGACCGTCCGGCACGTCGGCCGGGCCCGCCTGCACCTCGACCACATCGGGTCCCGCGACGAGTCCGACGCCCCCTGGCTGACCATCGCGTCCATGCACCTACGGGTGGAGTCCGGCGCGGCGGCCGCCCTGCGGGACGCCGCCGCCGTGGTCGGCGACCTCGGTCTCGCGCGCCGCGCGCTCGACGCCGCCGGCACCGCCCTGGAGCTGCTGGCACCCGAGCAACTTCCTTCGGCCCGGCTGCTGTTCAGGCTCCGGATCGCCGACTGCCACCTCTGCGCGGACGACCCGCAGGCCGCCCTCGCGCTGCTGCGCCCGGCCCTGGAGGACCCGGCCGTCGGCGTCGGCCTCGGCGGCCTGCCCGCCCTGGTCGGTCACGAACTGCGTGGCCTCCGCGACCGGCTCGCCGCCCGTCGGGGCGGCCCGCCCGAACTCGCCGCCGCCGCCCGGCGGCTGGACGAACTGGCCCGGTGAAGGGCGGCCGCGGCACGGCGGAGTGCGGCGGCGAGTTCGGGCGGGCCGGCCGCTACACCGGCGGCCGTACCCACGGGGCGAAGCGCTGACCGGGGGCGAGATCCTCCCGCCAGTACCTCAGCACCGTCCCGTGCACGACCTCGAACCCCCTCTGCGGCGACCAGGCAGGAGACGGGCTCCCGGCCGCCGGCGTCCGCTTCGAAGGCGACCAGGACGGGCGGCACTCCACCGAGCCGACGAGTGAGCCCCGTCCACTCCTCGCGGGTCGGCGCACGGAAGACCGGATCCTGGAACTCCGCCGGACAGCTGACGAAGGCCGGCTGGTCGAAGACCAGCTCCAGGCCGTGGTGGTAGGCGAGGTCATGCCCGGAGGCCAGCCGGAACTGCCCGGCGTCCCATCCGATCACCTCCCAGTCCCACCAGCTCCCCTCGGGCAGCCGGACGCCGCCGTACGGGCGGGCCCCGCTCACCTCCCGCCCCTCACCCGTGCGGACGGATCGGCGGGGGCCCTCCCCCCGCGGGCCCCCGCCGCTGTCCGCCGGCCGTGGGAACGGTCATGACCGGTAGTACTGCTCGATCGGAACGCGCGCCTCGTCGAACAGCGCCGGCCCGTCCTGGGCCACCGTCGGCCAGGCCCCGGAGACCGGGTTGAGCTCGACGAGTTGCTCGGTGGCCAGCGCGAAGACGACCCGGCCGAGCCCGGAGCGGGCGATGCCGCCGCCGCACATGCCGCAGGGCTGGCAGCTGGTGTACATGGTGGTGCGGGCGGCGGTCTCGGCATCGAGTTCGCGAGCCGCCCAGCGCGCGAGCTTCAGCTCCGGATGGGCGCTGATGTCGTTGTCGCTGCGGACGGTGTTGTGGGCCTCGATCAGGATCGTGCCGTCCGGGGCGGCCAGCAGGGAGCCGTAGGGCGCGTCGCCCAGCTTGACGGCGTTCGCCGCGAGGGCGATCGCGCGGCGCAGGAACTGCTCGTCGGCGGGGGTGATCACGATGCGGTCCTCCAGTGGTTGGCCACGGTGGCGAGGGCCTGCCAGGCGGCGTGCGGCCGGCGGGTGTCCTCCGGGTCCCCGTGGTAGGGGTCGAGCAGGACGGTTTCGGCGCCGAGCTTGCGCAACTGGTCCAGATCGTCGAGGACCTGCTCGACGGTACCGGTGCCGGCGAGCCGCTCGGGGTCGTCGATCGGCGCGTCGGTGAGCCGCAGGGCGATGCGGGGCGCGAACCCCGGCAGCGCGTGCTGCGCGAGGACGGAGCGCATGGCCGGGAGGCCGGCCCGCAGCGGATGCCAGGCGTCGCCGAACCTGATGGTGCGCCGGACGGCGGCCTCGCTGTGGCCGCCGACCCAGACCGGGATCGGGCCGGTGCCGTCGTCGGTCTCCTCGTCCCAGGCCTTTCGCAGGACGGCCAGGTGCTCGTCGGTCAGCCTGCCGCGCGCGGAGTACGGCACGCCGAGCGCCTCGAACTCCTGCCGTGACCAGCCGACGCCGACCCCCAGCACCAGCCGGCCGCCGCTGAGCCGGTTGAGGGTGCCCGCCGTTCGTGCCACCAGCAGTGGCTCCCGGTAGGGCAGGATCAGCACGGTGGTACCCAGCCGCACCGTGCTGGTCACCCCGGCCAGCCAGGCCAGCGTGGTGAACGGCTCGTAGAACGGCTCCGGGTACCGCTCGGCCACCTCCGGGGTGACGACCACATGATCCGACATCATGAGGAGGCCGAAGCCCAGCCCCTCCACGACCTGCGCCCACTCGCGCAGCACACCGGGGTCGGTCCCCGGCCCGAAGTTCGGTACGTTCACGCCTAGTTGCATGATCCGAGGCTATCTCGGCGATCAAGGAGGATGGAAGATTGTTCTCCCGGTCATCCCCGGGTTCCGCCACGGATCTGCCGGTAGAATCGCGATATGGCAGTGAATCTTGACGACGTGGACTGGGCGATCATCGGCGAGCTGCAGCGCGAGGCACGCATCTCCCTCAGCGAGCTGGGGCGGCGCGTGAGCCTCAGTCCCTCGGCCACCACGGAACGGGTCCGCCACCTTGAGGCCACCGGCGTCATCGCCGGCTACCACGCCGTGGTCGACCTGGCGAAGGTCGGCTACCCCGTGCTCGCCGTCGTCCGGCTGAAGTACCCCGGCAACCACCACCAGCCGCTGCGCCGCCTGCTCGCCGAGCGGCGGGAGATCCTGGAATGCCTGCGCACCACCGGCGACGACTGCTACACCCTCAAGGTGGCCGCGACCTCCATGGAGCACCTGGAGAAGCTCATGGACGAACTGGCCGGCTTCGGCAGCACCACCACCAGCGTCGTCTACAGCCAGACCCTGCCCTACCGCGGACCCGAGCGGCCCTGACCGAGGGCGGACCGGGGCGCCCGGCGGCGCCTTCCGCCGGGGCCTCAGCCCGGTCCGGCCGAAGCGGTGGCGTACTCGTGTTCCGCTCACGCGGCGTGGATGCACCCGGCCGACGTGAGCGCTCCGAACTCCGGAGCGGTCAGGACCCGTTGGCCGCGAGCCTCGCACGCGCCGCTGCGCGGAGGTTCCATCTCCGCCCTGACCTGGCGACCGGCAATCGGGCTACCCCGGCCGTGTCCTGCTTGACTCGGGCCGCCGCTGAGAACAGAGTCGACGAGCGGCGCACCCGTACCTGCGCCGGCACGACCTGCGCCTGAGCCTGCCGGGCCTGATGTCCGTCCGGCCCGGCCACTACCGGAGGGCAGAGATGGCCGAGCGTCGGGGTGGCGGGAGGCGGAAGCCGTACGCCGGGGGCGGGTCGCCCGCGGGCGGGCCGGCGCATGCGGGTTCCGTCGCGACCGTGAAGGCGGCCGGTGGCGATGGTCCTTGATCTTGTTCTGATCGGTACCGGCATCACGCTGGGGCCGTTGCACAACAGCGCCTTCATCCTGCTGCTCTCCTCCGAGCGCGGTGTCCGCAAGGGGCTGGCGTTCATCCTGGCCTGGCTCGCGAGCCTGGTACTGGTGATCGCCGGCGTGCTGCTGCTGACCGGCGGCACACCCCCGGGCCGGAACTCGGCCCCCTCGGCGGCGGCCGAGGCAGTGAAGCTGTCGATCGGTGTCGCACTCGTCGTCTACGGCGAGCTCCGGCGCCGCCGGCCGAGGGGCACCCGTCGGCAGCCCAAGTGGATGTCCAGGGTGGACTCCATCTCCGTCTGGACGGCCGCCGGGCTCGCCTTCCTGCTGCAACCGTGGGGCCTGGTGGGCGCGGGCGCCGCCACGGTGGTGCAGGCGAATCTCTCCGACGCCGCCACCGTGGCCCTGCTGTTCGGCTACTGCGTGCTGGCCTCGGCGAGCCTGCTGGTGATGGAGCTGTACACGGCGTTCTCGCCGGAGGCCGCCGGAGCCGCGCTGGGCAGGATGCGCCAGTGGGTCGACGGTCACCAGGAACAGGCGATCGTGCTGATCTGCCTGCTGGTGGGCCTGTGGCTGACCGGCAACAGCATCGACCAACTCGTCAGCTGAGCCGGGCCGGGGCTCGGCCGGCCCTGCGTCGCCCGGGCGTCGGCCCGCGCGATGCCGGCGTGGTCCCGGTGGTCGAGGAATGCGACTGTGCATTCGGCCAGGAATTCCGAACGCCCGTCGGTGATTTCTACAGCTGCTGTTTCCGCTGAAATGGCGGCGGTTGCAGAATTTTGCCGGGAGCCGTGAGAATTCGCACCGCCCCGGACGGGGACTGCTGCTGCCGCCGGGGCCGGCCGTCGCAGCGGCCTGGCGGCTGACCGGGCAACATGTCAGCGCTGCTTCCCCTGGCGCCGGAAGGGTGGTTCGTGTCCGCCCAGGCCGGACTCCGCCGCCGGCGGGCGGATGGTTCGCGACCCGCCGCCTCACCGGGCCGGGTCGAATGCGGGGACGGCCCGGCTGTTGCGAGTGAATTCTCCGGAATTCACCGGTGGATGCGAGCCGTGGTGGCTGTTAGAGTCCGCATGCGCAATTCGCGGTGGCGCGGCGAAAGGCGGATCCGAACCTGAGGATCTGCTCTCGGGCGTCGGGCATCTGCCGTGGGCCACCCGCCCCGGGCACCGTCATGCCCGTGCGCCCATCAGCCGTGGCCGGCCGCCGACGAGCGGCCGCCGCCGCCGGCCTGCCTGACCCACCCCGCGGCGCCCCACCGCCACGCCGGACGACGCGTCGCCCCCGCCACCCCGGGGCCGCCGTCCCGGTGGCGGGCCACGCCGCGCGACACCACTACGTACCGCACCGCCAGGTCGTACTCCGCGCCCTGGAACCGGAAATGGGAGCACACCATGAGAACGGGACTTCTGAGCCGCCTGGGCACCGGGAAGGCACTGGCCGTCGGCGCCCTGCTGGTCCTGGCCCTGCCGGGTACCGCGTACGCCGACACGGTCACTGCGACCGTGAAGACGCCCGGGGCCACGTCCGGGCCCGCCTCGACTTTCGCCGAGATGTCGACCCACGCCGACTGCTCCTCCGGCCTCGTCTCGGGTGGGGGCGTCGACCAGGCCATCGGCACCGGCACGGTCTCGAACGGCAACCATGTGAACGGGACGTCGCCCAGCCCCGACGGCAGCACCGAGTACACCGGCTCGACCGGGGTGGTCGGCACCGACGTGACGCACTGGCTGGCGATCGGCGGCAGTGGCGGCGCCGTGGACAGCGCCTTCTCCACCACCCCGTACGCGGTCTGCTTCAGCAGCAACCTGATCAACCACACCCAGGTGGTGATGAACAGGACCGCCGGACCGACCACGGCCTCGACGGTCGGCCTGGTGGTGGCCACCTGCCCGGCCAACACCCGTCTGCTGGGCGGCGGATCGCGCACCACGCCGGCCAGCGTAGGCAGTTTCAAGCCGATCGCGTGCTACCCCACCTTCAACAACGCCGGCCACGACTACGGCCGGAAGGCCGCGGCCGACGGGGAGAGCAACCCCGACTCCTGGGCCGCGGTCGGGTGGAACGGCGGTGGTGGCGGGGCGACCAACACCACCTACGCCTACGCGATCTGCAGCGGCAGCGGGATCAGCATCGGCGGTGCCACCGTCAAGGTCCGCCACAGTGAGGTCAGCGGTCCGACCTCGGCGACCTCGGGCGCGACCGTGACGGTCGGCTGCGGCGGCGGGGACGGCAAGCTGATCGGCGGCGGCGCCGCCATCAGCGGCGGCAGCGTCACGACCACCGACTTCACCGGCCCGGGTTCTGGCGGCGACCACCTCAACGGCAGCTTCCCCAGCGATTCGGGCGGCAACCCGGTCGCCGACGGGACGACCACGGCCGCCTACTGGACGGCTTGGACCCACACCGGCGGCGCGAGTTCGCCCGCCACCTACTCCGACGCCTGGGCGCTCTGCGCCGACGACGGGGTCTGACCCGGCACCGGCGGGGCGCGCCACCCGAGCGGGTGGGACGGGCGCCGAGTACGACCGAACCGCCCGCTCGCGGACACCGCGGTCGACCCACGACCCCCACCCCCACCCCCATTCCCCGCCCCGTACCACCGCGGGCCGGTCCCTGACCGGCCCGGAGAGGCAGTGTCAACTCCCATGCAGCACAACGAGAACGACCGGACCGCCCGGCCCGGATCCAGGACACTGGCGGTGGCCGGCGCCGCCGGCCTGCTGGCCGCCATGATGGTGCCCGTCACCGCCTCGGCGGACCCGGCGACCGCCGGCACCGCGGTCCCCCCGGCGGCCACGGCGGGCGGGGCCGCCCCGTGCGGCGCCGGCGGCGTCTTCACGGCCACGCCGCCGACCTGCACCTGGACGGCGGCGGGCACGGACGTCCTCACCGTCCCGGCCGGGGTGACCGAGGTGAGCGTCGACCTGTTCGGCGGCGAGGGCGGCAGCGCCGCCGGCTTCGTCGCCCCGAACCCGCCGAACCCGGGGGCGCCCGGCGGGCTCGGCGGCGAGACCCGGGCCACCCTGGCGGTCGGCGCGGGGCAGCGCCTGCAGATCACCGTGGGCGCGGCCGGCAGCCCCGGGAGCTCCCGGCACGGCGAGTTCGCCCGACCGGGCGGCACCGGCCACGGGGCCGGCGGCGGCGGGGCGCACGGGGGCGGCGGATCCGGTGGTGGCGGCTCGGACGTCCGCGCCGGCGACTTCGGCCCCGCCGACCGGATCCTGGTCGCGGGTGGCGGCGGAGGGGCGGGCAACGGCGGGCCCCTGCTGCGCGGCGGCAACGGCGGCGGCCCGGTCGCGGAGCCCGGCGGCCAGGGCGGCGGCCCCGAGGGCTCCGGCGTCGCCGGCGGCGGCGGGACCCGGTCGGCGTACGGTCTTGGCAGCCCCAACTCGGCGCTCGGCGGCCCGGGTGTGGCTGGCGGCGACATCGACCCCAACACCGGCCTGGTCAACCCCGGCAGCGGCGGGCCCGGCGGCAACGGCGGCCGGGGCGGGAACGGCGGCGGCGGTGGCGGCGGTGGCTGGTTCGGCGGTGCGGGCGGCTCCGGCGGCGGGAACCCCGGCAACCTCTACGGCGCGGGCGGTGGCGGCGGGAGCAGCTTCGCGACCCCGGCGGCCTCCGGCGTCGCCCTCCTCCCCGGGGTGAACCACGGCGACGGAAAGGCGGTGGTCTCGTTCCGCTACGGGACGTCGGTCTCGCTCGCCGCGAGCAGCGAGAGCCCGCTGTTCGGGCACTCCGTCAGCCTCACCGCCACCGTCGGCGCGGCGGACCGGGCCGCCGGCACCCCGGGCGGGGCGGTCACCTTCCGGGACGGACCGACCGTGCTGGCGACCGTCCCCCTGACGGCCGGCCGGGCCGTCCTCAGCACCGGCGGACTGCGTCCCGGCGCGCACGCGATCGCCGCCGGCTACGGCGGCGACCCGGCGTTCGCGCCGAGCGCGACGGCGGAGCCGGCCCCGGTCACGGTCGGGTTCAGCCGGCCGTGCGTGACGACCGCGCACCTCGGGCCGCTGACCGTGGCCGCCGGCGAGTCGCTCTGCATCGGCCCCGGCGGCAGCCAGACCGGCCCGCTCACGGTGCGCCCCGGCGGTGCCCTGGCGGTGTCGGGGGCCCCGGTCACCGGTCCGGTCTCCGCCGACGGCGCCCTCGCGGTGGCGATCTGCGCCGCGCGGCTCACCGGCCCGGTGACCGTCCGGCACAGCAGCGGCTTCGTGCTGATCGGCTCGGGGCAGGACGGCCCGGCGCGCTGCGACGGCAACACGCTCAAGGGGCCGCTGACCGTCGACGCCAACACCGGGGGCGTCCAGGTCTCCGCCGACACCGTGACCGGGCCGGTCCGGATCACGGGCAACAGTGGCGGCGGGCTGCCGCCGCAGCCGGCCGGGCCCGTCCTCGAGGCCAACCGGGTGACCGGTCCGGTGACGTGCGAGGGCAACGAACCGGAGCTTCGGCAGACGGACAACACGGTGGACGGGCCGCGGTCGGGCCAGTGCCGCTGAGGCCCGTGCCGCCGCGGCTCGTACCGGAGAGGCCCGTGCCGGTGCGGCTCGTGCCGCGGTGTCGCGCCCGATGACGGTGGACGGGCGCCGCCACCACGGCGACGCCCGTCCAGCAGGGGAGCGGCCGTGGCGCCCAGCCCGAGGGCCGGCCGCCGCCCGGACGTACGGGCGGCGGCCGGCCCGGCTCCGCGGGCCCCGACGGTTGCGCCCCACCCCTACCGGAGCGGCGTCGCCGGGGCCGCGCCCGGCCGCGGGGCCGGCGCCGGGGCGTAGCCGGTGGGCCGGGTGGTGAAGGTCCCCCGGCCCTGGGTGCGGCCGCGCAACCGGGTCGCGTAGCCGAACAGCTCGGCCAGCGGCACGGTCGCGGTGATCACCGCGGTGCCGCCCCGGGTGGTCGAGCCGGAGACCCGGCCGCGCCGGGCCGCCAAGTCCCCGAGCACCCCGCCCACGGCGTCCTCGGGCACCGTCGCGGTGAGTTCGACCACCGGCTCCAGGAGCGCCGTGGCGGCGGCCCGCAGCGCCTCCCGCAGGGCGAGCCGGCCGGCCGTGCGGAACGCCATCTCCGAGGAGTCCTTGGGATGGGTGGCCCCGTCGGTCAGGGTGACCCGCAGTCCGGTGACCGGATGACCCCCGAGGGGGCCCTCCGTCAGGGCGTCGCGGCAGCCGGCCTCGACCGCCCGGACGTACTCCTGCGGCACCCGTCCGCCGACCACGGCCGACCGGAACTCGAAGAGCGCCCCGCCGTCCGCGCCCGCACCCTCGCCGCCGCCGGCGGTGGTCGCCGCCAGTGGATCCACGTCCAGCACCACATGGGCGAACTGCCCGGCGCCGCCCTCCTGTTTGACGTGCCGGTAGAGCAGCCCGGACACCGCACGGGTGACCGTCTCCCGGTAGGAGACCTTCGGCCGGCCGACGCCGACCTCCAGCCCCTGGGCGCGGCGGACCTTCTCCACCGCGACCTCCAGGTGCAGTTCGCCCATCCCCGACAGCACGGTCTGGCCGGTCTCCGGGTCGGTGCGCAGGACCAGCGAGGGATCCTCCTCCACCAGCCGGGCCAGCGCGGCGGCCAGCCGGTCGGTGTCGGTGCTCCGCCGGGCCTCGACCGCCACCGAGACGACCGGGTCGGCCACCGAGGGCGGTTCGAGGAGCAGCGGGGCGGCGGGCAGGCAGAGGGTGGCCCCGGCGCGGGCTGCCTTCGGCCCGATCACCGCGACGATGTCCCCGGCCACCGCCCGGTCCACCTCCGCGTGCCGGTCGGCCTGGACCCGCAGGATCCGGCCGATCCGCTCGGTCCGCCGGGCGCCCACGTCCAGCACCGCCGCTCCCTTGTCGATCGTGCCCGAGTAGACCCGCAGGTAGGTCAGCCGCCCGGTGGCGGTGGAGTTCACCTTGAAGACCAGCGCCGCGAACGGCTCCGCCGGGTCGGCGGCCCGCCGCTGCTCGCCGCCGCCGTGGGTGCCGCGTACCGGTGGCACGTCCAGCGGGGAGGGCAGGTAGGCGACCACGGCCGCCAGCAGCGGCTCGATCCCGCGGTTGCGGTAGGCGGAGCCGCAGAGCACCACCAGGCCCTCGCCGGTACGGGTCAGCTCGCGCAGGGCCGCGGCCAGGGTCGGCGCGGAGAGCGCGGAGTGCTCGCAGAACTCCTCAAGGGCGCCCGGGTGCCGTTCGGCCACCGCCTCCTCCAGTTGGCGTCGGCGCTGCCGGGCCTCCTCCCGCTGCTCGGCCGGCACCGGGCCCTCCAGCGCGCCGGCGTGGCCGTCCGCCCAGGTCAGCGCCCGCAT
Protein-coding regions in this window:
- a CDS encoding M28 family peptidase, which produces MQHGTTKRRLLTAGTTLAVLAGMMATTAGSASARPDGPTTPPPSALAAAVSAADQAAAAGLDSLAKGPGESYERHTVTPWIDGMYSVAYERSYRGLPVVGGDAVVIADGQGRVRATQSASTGPVGVPTTPVVGAAEAERTSRGALAAVDAVDSHRLVVRVKDGKGRLAWETVLTGRTATAPSHQHVFVDARTGALIDSYDDVKAGTVNSRWNGPSPLTISTTGSGSSYSLRDPGRSGLSCADYSSGQVFSKSSDSWGTGNPTSKETGCADVMFAAQKEWDMLRDWLGRNGHNGNGGSWPVKVGLNDVNAYWDGSSISIGHNNANEWIASIDVVGHEFGHGIDQYTPGGANNESGLGEATGDIMGALTEAYAAEPSPYDNPDYTVGEMINLVGSGPIRNMYNPSLVGNNPNCYSASIPNTEEHAAAGPLNHWFYLLAEGSAPGGGKPSSPTCNSSSVTGIGIRDAGRVFYGGMLLKTSGMTYKRYRTATLTAAKNLDPGCTMFNRAKAAWDAVSVPAQTGDPTCTPSGTNDFSLTLGPAAGSVQPGASTSSTVSTAVTSGSAQTVNLTASGQPSGVTVSFNPSSVQAGSSATMTVSASAAAVAGSYTVTVTGSGTATHTAQYSLTVGGGNPGGNAPDISVANVQAHLAQLNTIGSQNGGNRRAGTAGHSQSLAYVKGKLQAAGYTVTEQSCTSCTYVSNNLIADWPGGPADQVTMLGAHLDSVSAGPGINDNGSGSAVLLENALVLAQQNPTLTRHVRFAWWTGEEQGLQGSNHYVSQLGSTQRSAIKGYYNFDMVGSPNAGYFINNITSAASAPMKAYWDSLNVQPEENVEGQGRSDDYSFQQAGIPTSGYAAGASAVKTSAQAAKWGGTANRAYDSCYHSACDTSSNINATVLDRSADGVAYTLWKTSVGGTTPANDFSLSVNPTTGNTTAGGSTTATVATATTSGSAQTVNLTASGQPSGTTVSFSPASVQSGSSATMTVSVGASTAAGTYTITVTGTGSATHSTTYSLVVGGGQGGGTWAAGTVYQAGDIVTYGGISYRCLQGHQAQTGWEPPIVPALWQRI
- a CDS encoding nucleoside deaminase, with translation MITPADEQFLRRAIALAANAVKLGDAPYGSLLAAPDGTILIEAHNTVRSDNDISAHPELKLARWAARELDAETAARTTMYTSCQPCGMCGGGIARSGLGRVVFALATEQLVELNPVSGAWPTVAQDGPALFDEARVPIEQYYRS
- a CDS encoding Lrp/AsnC family transcriptional regulator, with product MAVNLDDVDWAIIGELQREARISLSELGRRVSLSPSATTERVRHLEATGVIAGYHAVVDLAKVGYPVLAVVRLKYPGNHHQPLRRLLAERREILECLRTTGDDCYTLKVAATSMEHLEKLMDELAGFGSTTTSVVYSQTLPYRGPERP
- a CDS encoding helix-turn-helix domain-containing protein, producing the protein MPLDRARPAPAPRAPVRPTPWPVFGARLRHWRRSAGLTQARLAALVGYDHTAISKLEHGIRRATPRLAARLDDLLGAEGDLLTAFRAAEEREERADHPESAHHPERADHPESADHPEHVERGQHSPPGPARPVRPPLPGWPAAEPARTALPPLGGLLPARLPDYGLLCPLHGASGCAVPPAADIAALHAEFCAAAPDSPPRTDADTVHALTGLLAVHIRAGEEHIHPGIAAAVEHTLRVIVRQLPLAPADPRRPLARLAAEYAHAAGVLRMQRGRNATAMACFDRALSWSELADDPATQVAALSDMSTLARLEGDAASALGYAREITRAAPGRHWAGAMAQVYQARAHALAGDVRETVRHVGRARLHLDHIGSRDESDAPWLTIASMHLRVESGAAAALRDAAAVVGDLGLARRALDAAGTALELLAPEQLPSARLLFRLRIADCHLCADDPQAALALLRPALEDPAVGVGLGGLPALVGHELRGLRDRLAARRGGPPELAAAARRLDELAR
- a CDS encoding LLM class flavin-dependent oxidoreductase gives rise to the protein MQLGVNVPNFGPGTDPGVLREWAQVVEGLGFGLLMMSDHVVVTPEVAERYPEPFYEPFTTLAWLAGVTSTVRLGTTVLILPYREPLLVARTAGTLNRLSGGRLVLGVGVGWSRQEFEALGVPYSARGRLTDEHLAVLRKAWDEETDDGTGPIPVWVGGHSEAAVRRTIRFGDAWHPLRAGLPAMRSVLAQHALPGFAPRIALRLTDAPIDDPERLAGTGTVEQVLDDLDQLRKLGAETVLLDPYHGDPEDTRRPHAAWQALATVANHWRTAS